In Alkalihalobacillus sp. TS-13, the following are encoded in one genomic region:
- a CDS encoding ABC transporter permease — protein MKSDTIIKNKSKSFIPLQPFGNTLPYIAAVGSLLLIWQIAAWILPEFLMPDVLKGLERFIGNFSNPDFIHGLQSSLYRLAWGYPVACLLGAILGLLGGVSKTFSVYLKSVISILQSIPPITWVPFFVVLIGFGDLPIIFVITIASFFPMALSVLNATEGVNRTHLELARVMGAKKGQLITKVYAPETLPAFVTGAQVAFGNAWRSLIAAEMVGGASAGLGWSISYAGEIADMEGVLASIVTIGTIAIILDHVVLNGIKRRLLKWRYAGGDEE, from the coding sequence AGCCTTTCGGAAATACATTGCCTTATATTGCCGCGGTGGGGAGCCTCTTACTGATTTGGCAGATCGCCGCATGGATTTTACCTGAATTTTTGATGCCAGACGTACTTAAAGGGTTGGAGAGGTTCATCGGGAACTTTTCCAATCCGGATTTCATCCATGGTTTACAGAGCAGTTTATACAGGTTGGCATGGGGATACCCGGTCGCATGCTTGTTAGGTGCAATTCTCGGACTATTGGGTGGTGTTTCTAAGACTTTCTCAGTTTACTTGAAAAGTGTCATTTCGATTTTACAATCCATCCCACCGATCACATGGGTACCTTTTTTCGTCGTTTTGATTGGATTCGGAGATCTTCCGATTATTTTCGTCATCACGATCGCGAGTTTCTTCCCGATGGCCCTCTCTGTTTTGAATGCAACAGAAGGGGTGAATCGGACACATCTTGAGCTTGCACGTGTGATGGGGGCTAAAAAAGGACAATTGATCACCAAGGTCTATGCACCGGAAACTTTACCAGCGTTTGTCACAGGTGCACAAGTTGCATTCGGGAATGCTTGGCGTTCGTTGATCGCTGCCGAAATGGTTGGTGGGGCATCAGCAGGTCTCGGCTGGTCGATTAGTTATGCAGGTGAGATTGCAGATATGGAAGGTGTATTGGCTAGCATAGTCACAATTGGAACAATCGCCATTATCCTTGATCATGTAGTCCTTAACGGAATCAAGAGAAGACTGTTGAAATGGCGTTATGCAGGCGGAGATGAAGAATGA